In the Azospirillum formosense genome, one interval contains:
- a CDS encoding TRAP transporter substrate-binding protein produces MKNTFRRLGMALLAACAAGALLAAPVSARDFRSADIHPGDYPTVEAVKYMGKLLSERSNGKLGVKVYPNGALGNERDTIEQIKIGGLDMMRINVAPLNNVVPETMVVALPFIFRDTDHMHAVLDGPIGDEILAAMESQGLIGLAFYDSGSRSLYSKKPVSSLADLKGMKIRVQQSDLFVSMIEALGANPTPMPMGEVYTGLKTGIIDAAENNYPSYESSRHFEAAKYFTRTEHAMAPEVLVFSKVTWDRLSKDDQAAIRKAAKDSVPYMRKLWTEREEASRAIVEKAGSQISDVKNKQEFIDAMKPVFAKFANTPKLQGLVQRIQDTK; encoded by the coding sequence ATGAAGAACACCTTCCGCCGCCTCGGCATGGCGCTGCTGGCCGCCTGCGCCGCCGGCGCGCTGCTCGCCGCCCCGGTCTCGGCCCGCGACTTCCGGTCGGCCGACATCCATCCCGGCGACTACCCGACCGTCGAGGCGGTCAAATACATGGGCAAGCTGCTGAGCGAACGCAGCAACGGCAAGCTCGGCGTCAAGGTCTACCCGAACGGCGCGCTCGGCAACGAGCGCGACACGATCGAGCAGATCAAGATCGGCGGCCTCGACATGATGCGCATCAACGTGGCGCCGCTGAACAACGTCGTCCCGGAGACGATGGTCGTCGCCCTGCCCTTCATCTTCCGCGACACCGACCACATGCACGCCGTCCTGGACGGCCCGATCGGCGACGAGATCCTCGCCGCCATGGAAAGCCAGGGGCTGATCGGCCTGGCCTTCTACGACAGCGGCTCGCGCTCGCTCTATTCGAAGAAGCCGGTGTCGTCGCTGGCCGACCTGAAGGGCATGAAGATCCGCGTCCAGCAGTCGGACCTGTTCGTGTCGATGATCGAGGCGCTGGGCGCCAATCCGACGCCGATGCCGATGGGCGAGGTCTACACCGGCCTGAAGACCGGCATCATCGACGCGGCGGAGAACAACTACCCGTCCTACGAATCCTCGCGCCACTTCGAGGCCGCCAAGTATTTCACCCGCACCGAGCACGCGATGGCGCCGGAGGTGCTGGTCTTCTCCAAGGTGACCTGGGACCGCCTGTCCAAGGACGACCAGGCCGCGATCCGCAAGGCCGCCAAGGACTCCGTCCCCTACATGCGCAAGCTGTGGACGGAGCGCGAGGAGGCCTCCCGCGCCATCGTCGAGAAGGCCGGCTCCCAGATCAGCGACGTGAAGAACAAGCAGGAATTCATCGACGCCATGAAGCCCGTGTTCGCCAAGTTCGCCAACACGCCGAAGCTCCAAGGCCTCGTCCAGCGCATCCAGGACACGAAGTAA
- a CDS encoding TRAP transporter small permease: protein MSIELELEEARPLAAPRLLTRVNARLARSGMCVAMVGLMAIVGVVFYQVFGRYVLNDSPTWAESLAIVLVLYVTLIGAAVGVRDAGHIGLESFLVMLPDAIRRKVEIVIYALVGVFGACMAYNGWVLGTSVAPYYIPNLHVSEAVRYIPLVLSGVLIVLFAIEHVVAIIRGEEVAPSWN from the coding sequence ATGAGCATCGAACTTGAATTGGAAGAGGCCCGCCCCCTCGCCGCTCCGCGCCTGCTGACGCGGGTGAACGCGCGGCTGGCGCGGTCGGGGATGTGCGTGGCGATGGTCGGCCTGATGGCCATCGTCGGTGTGGTGTTCTATCAGGTCTTCGGCCGCTACGTGCTGAACGACTCGCCGACCTGGGCGGAGAGCCTGGCCATCGTGCTGGTCCTCTACGTCACCCTCATCGGCGCCGCCGTCGGGGTGCGCGACGCCGGCCACATCGGCCTGGAATCCTTCCTCGTCATGCTGCCCGACGCCATCCGCCGCAAGGTCGAGATCGTCATCTACGCCCTCGTCGGCGTGTTTGGCGCCTGCATGGCCTACAACGGCTGGGTGCTCGGCACCTCCGTCGCCCCCTACTACATCCCCAACCTGCACGTCTCCGAAGCCGTCCGCTACATCCCGCTCGTGCTCTCCGGCGTCCTGATCGTGCTTTTCGCCATCGAACACGTCGTCGCCATCATCCGCGGCGAGGAGGTCGCACCATCATGGAACTGA
- a CDS encoding TRAP transporter large permease, whose translation MELTILSISFFGFLVLGIPVAFAIGLSALCTILYEGLPVAVIFQQMMSGMNVFSFLAIPFFVFSGELMLHGGVADKIVATAKNMVGHIRGGLGMSNVVACTLFGGVAGSPVADVSAMGAVMIPMMKREGYHADYAVNVTTHAALVGALMPTSHNMIIYALAAGGKASIGALIAAGIVPALLLMVCNLGAAYYVAVKRGYPAGTFPGWSILGRSFAAAAPGLLIVVIILAGITSGVFTATESASIAVIYALLLTTFVYRTLTWDHFLAAAAKTVKTTGVVLLLIGVSTMFQYIMGLYQVAEITGELMAGISTNPLVIFLLINIILFLLGTFMDMASTILICTPIFLPIAMQYGMDPVQFGIVMLINCALGLNTPPVGTTQFIGCAIGEVSVGQVMRSITPFYGALFLALLLVTYVPSFSLWLPHMLMR comes from the coding sequence ATGGAACTGACCATCCTTTCCATCAGCTTCTTCGGCTTCCTCGTCCTGGGCATCCCGGTCGCCTTCGCCATCGGCCTGTCGGCTCTGTGCACCATCCTCTACGAGGGCCTCCCCGTCGCCGTCATCTTCCAGCAGATGATGTCCGGCATGAACGTCTTCTCCTTCCTCGCCATCCCCTTCTTCGTCTTCTCCGGCGAGCTGATGCTCCACGGCGGCGTCGCCGACAAGATCGTCGCCACCGCCAAGAACATGGTCGGCCACATCCGCGGCGGCCTGGGCATGTCCAACGTCGTCGCCTGCACCCTCTTCGGCGGCGTCGCCGGCTCCCCCGTCGCCGACGTCTCGGCCATGGGTGCGGTGATGATCCCGATGATGAAGCGCGAGGGCTACCACGCCGACTACGCCGTCAACGTCACCACCCACGCCGCCCTGGTCGGCGCGCTGATGCCGACCAGCCACAACATGATCATCTACGCCCTGGCCGCCGGCGGCAAAGCCTCCATCGGCGCGCTGATCGCCGCGGGCATCGTCCCGGCCCTGCTGCTGATGGTCTGCAACCTGGGTGCGGCCTACTACGTCGCGGTCAAGCGCGGCTACCCCGCCGGCACCTTCCCCGGCTGGTCGATCCTGGGCCGCTCCTTCGCCGCCGCCGCCCCCGGTCTGCTCATCGTCGTGATCATCCTGGCCGGCATCACCTCGGGCGTCTTCACCGCCACCGAGTCCGCCTCCATCGCGGTGATCTACGCGCTGCTGCTCACCACCTTCGTCTACCGCACGCTGACCTGGGACCACTTCCTGGCGGCGGCCGCCAAGACGGTCAAGACGACCGGCGTGGTCCTGCTGCTGATCGGCGTCTCGACGATGTTCCAGTACATCATGGGGCTGTATCAGGTGGCGGAGATCACCGGCGAGCTGATGGCCGGCATCTCGACCAACCCGCTGGTCATCTTCCTGCTGATCAACATCATCCTGTTCCTGCTCGGCACCTTCATGGACATGGCGAGCACGATCCTGATCTGCACGCCGATCTTCCTGCCCATCGCCATGCAGTACGGCATGGACCCGGTGCAGTTCGGCATCGTCATGCTGATCAACTGCGCGCTCGGTCTCAACACCCCGCCGGTCGGCACCACCCAGTTCATCGGCTGCGCCATCGGCGAGGTCTCGGTCGGCCAGGTCATGCGCTCCATCACCCCCTTCTACGGCGCGCTCTTCCTCGCCCTCCTCCTCGTCACCTACGTCCCGTCCTTCTCCCTCTGGCTCCCGCACATGCTCATGCGCTGA
- a CDS encoding YjbE family putative metal transport protein (Members of this highly hydrophobic protein family,regularly are found preceded by the yybP-ykoY manganese riboswitch (see RF00080). A metal cation transport function is proposed.), with the protein MMTAELWPQLVAFGQVVAIDLVLAGDNAIVVGMAAAAVPAEQRRRVILWGISAAIVLRIIFALMTTQLLAIIGLTLAGGVLLLWVCWKMFRELRSQGADEITPEEALDAPDVLPGTASFSSNAAVAAAGSVSVGAAVWQIVVADVSMSLDNVLAVAGAAKEHPTVLVLGLLLSVALMGAAANVIARVLHKHRWIGWIGLAIITYVALDMVWRGSNEVLAHTAWLG; encoded by the coding sequence ATGATGACCGCCGAACTCTGGCCGCAACTCGTCGCCTTCGGGCAGGTGGTCGCCATCGACCTCGTTCTGGCCGGCGACAACGCCATCGTGGTCGGCATGGCCGCCGCCGCCGTCCCGGCGGAGCAGCGGCGCCGGGTCATCCTGTGGGGCATCAGCGCCGCCATCGTCCTGCGCATCATCTTCGCCCTGATGACCACGCAGCTTCTCGCCATCATCGGATTGACGCTGGCCGGCGGCGTGCTTCTGCTCTGGGTCTGCTGGAAGATGTTCCGCGAGCTGCGCTCCCAGGGCGCCGACGAGATCACGCCGGAGGAGGCGCTGGACGCCCCCGACGTCCTGCCCGGAACCGCATCCTTCAGCAGCAACGCGGCGGTGGCCGCCGCCGGCAGCGTCTCCGTAGGAGCCGCCGTCTGGCAGATCGTGGTGGCCGACGTGTCGATGTCGCTTGACAATGTGCTTGCGGTGGCCGGTGCTGCCAAAGAGCATCCGACCGTGCTTGTGCTCGGCCTGCTGCTCTCGGTGGCGTTGATGGGCGCCGCCGCGAACGTAATCGCACGTGTTCTGCACAAACATCGCTGGATTGGTTGGATCGGTCTTGCGATCATCACTTATGTTGCGCTCGACATGGTCTGGCGGGGCTCGAACGAGGTTCTGGCCCACACGGCCTGGCTCGGCTGA
- a CDS encoding HAMP domain-containing methyl-accepting chemotaxis protein, whose protein sequence is MSKPLGIAQDRAVRPSRLGGVQGRLFTGVGAVVCCTLVAIGVALTGYAGFGRTLQVITAEAVPSALGALRAAQHAGRIDALAPAFRSVTSKEEKADLAARIAMERHDFERELRDLAELEQNSANAASRGGGPSETAAASSAAQALLANVTLLDQAADKRIGLSDRRSELLEQVVTATRRLSQLVAPWKSIHSSGVDMQRAAFRDDTRPAEERLQAGEEYLRTEEQLTLVRSIDDGATTVRGLLTEAAASVDENRLSIIEAQTRILVTTMTASSSQLPEASREAMAEPLKAIETLSIEPNGLIPTRLAELEILKAQRDLLTNNLSLSETLSMAVVNLVHTQEGAITTAAEDSEKALSNGTILQIGVGVVSLLLSALVVLVFVRRMVVRRLLTLQGGMEKIAAGDLDVTIPSGGRDEISAMARTVEVFRENALAKRRLEAEQIESSRRAEEDRKRSLEEIASSFEGAVGSVVSRFVAESTEMEESARSMSATAEETNRLATSVAAATEQTSANVETVAAASEQLTSSIEEITRQITESTNIVREAMTLAERANGQIGGLADSVQSIGRVVDLINDIASQTNLLALNATIEAARAGEAGKGFAVVANEVKALAAQTARATGEIAAQAAGIQSATGEAVQEIQAVVQVVTRVGAIGATVAAAVEEQSAATKEIARNVHQAALGTTEVTQTIAGVNAAADRSGTAARTLLDKAHDLADGANALNRELSGFLQRVRAS, encoded by the coding sequence ATGTCCAAACCGTTAGGAATTGCCCAGGATAGGGCGGTGCGTCCGAGCCGGCTGGGGGGCGTTCAGGGGCGCCTGTTCACCGGTGTCGGCGCCGTGGTGTGCTGCACGCTCGTCGCCATCGGGGTGGCGTTGACCGGGTACGCCGGCTTCGGCCGGACGCTGCAGGTGATCACCGCGGAGGCCGTGCCGTCCGCGCTCGGCGCCCTGCGGGCCGCCCAGCACGCGGGCCGCATCGACGCGCTGGCGCCGGCCTTCCGCTCCGTCACGAGCAAGGAGGAGAAGGCGGATCTGGCGGCGCGCATCGCCATGGAGCGGCACGACTTCGAGCGTGAGCTGCGCGATCTGGCCGAGCTTGAGCAGAACAGCGCCAACGCCGCGTCCCGCGGCGGCGGTCCGTCCGAAACCGCCGCCGCCAGCAGCGCCGCCCAGGCCCTGCTCGCCAACGTCACGCTGCTCGATCAGGCGGCGGACAAGCGGATCGGGCTGAGCGACCGCCGTTCCGAACTGCTGGAGCAGGTGGTCACCGCCACGCGGCGCCTGTCCCAGCTCGTGGCGCCCTGGAAATCGATCCACAGCAGCGGCGTGGACATGCAGCGCGCCGCCTTCCGGGACGACACCCGCCCGGCGGAGGAGCGGCTGCAGGCCGGCGAGGAGTATCTCCGGACCGAGGAACAGCTCACCCTCGTCCGCAGCATCGACGACGGCGCCACCACCGTCCGCGGCCTGCTGACCGAAGCCGCCGCCAGCGTCGACGAAAACCGGCTGTCGATCATCGAGGCGCAGACGCGCATCCTCGTGACCACGATGACCGCCAGTTCCAGCCAGTTGCCCGAGGCGTCGCGCGAAGCGATGGCCGAGCCGCTGAAGGCGATCGAAACCCTTTCGATCGAGCCGAACGGGCTGATTCCCACCCGTCTGGCCGAGCTAGAGATCCTGAAGGCTCAGCGGGACCTGCTGACCAACAACCTCAGCCTGTCCGAAACGCTGTCGATGGCCGTGGTCAACCTCGTGCACACGCAGGAGGGCGCCATCACCACCGCCGCCGAGGACAGCGAAAAGGCCCTGTCCAACGGCACGATCCTGCAGATCGGGGTCGGCGTGGTCAGCCTGCTGCTGTCGGCGCTGGTCGTCCTGGTCTTCGTGCGCCGCATGGTGGTGCGCCGCCTGCTCACCCTTCAGGGCGGGATGGAGAAGATCGCCGCCGGCGATCTCGACGTGACCATCCCGTCCGGCGGCCGCGACGAGATTTCCGCCATGGCCCGCACGGTGGAGGTCTTCCGCGAGAACGCCCTCGCCAAGCGCCGGCTGGAGGCCGAGCAGATCGAATCCTCCCGCCGCGCCGAGGAGGACCGCAAGCGCTCCCTGGAGGAGATCGCCAGCAGCTTCGAGGGGGCCGTCGGCAGCGTGGTCAGCCGCTTCGTGGCGGAATCCACCGAAATGGAGGAGAGCGCCCGCAGCATGTCGGCCACGGCGGAGGAGACCAACCGCCTCGCCACCAGCGTCGCCGCCGCGACCGAGCAGACCTCGGCCAACGTGGAGACGGTCGCCGCGGCGTCCGAGCAGCTCACCAGCTCCATCGAGGAGATCACCCGCCAGATCACCGAATCCACCAACATCGTCCGCGAGGCGATGACGCTGGCCGAGCGCGCCAACGGGCAGATCGGCGGCCTGGCGGACTCCGTGCAGAGCATCGGGCGCGTCGTCGATCTCATCAACGACATCGCCAGCCAGACCAACCTGCTGGCGCTCAACGCCACCATCGAGGCGGCGCGCGCCGGTGAAGCCGGCAAGGGCTTCGCCGTCGTCGCCAACGAGGTGAAGGCGCTGGCCGCCCAGACCGCGCGCGCCACCGGCGAGATCGCCGCCCAGGCCGCCGGCATCCAGAGCGCCACCGGCGAAGCCGTGCAGGAGATCCAGGCGGTCGTGCAGGTGGTCACCCGCGTCGGCGCCATCGGCGCCACCGTCGCCGCGGCGGTGGAGGAGCAGAGCGCCGCGACCAAGGAGATCGCCCGCAACGTCCATCAGGCGGCGCTGGGCACCACCGAGGTGACGCAGACCATCGCCGGCGTCAACGCCGCCGCCGACCGCAGCGGCACCGCCGCCCGCACTCTCCTGGACAAGGCCCACGACCTCGCCGACGGCGCCAACGCGCTCAACCGCGAGCTGTCCGGCTTCCTCCAGCGCGTCCGCGCGAGCTGA
- a CDS encoding cold shock domain-containing protein encodes MSEEQKQQVTAVVKWYKADKGFGFVRFADGSGEAFLHSRVLASLGEVSLTEGTGLVCDIAETPKGPQVVAIHSITPADPAEAKPARAPKQRRQRQAEAGDPQAPRPAPAAVREPKPRRERSAPALMPVPSGEMIYGTVRWYNLDSQSGLIDPWDDETGIGVYFDRAILRQSGLEVVADGEDVRFVAVPGDGGPTALRVELV; translated from the coding sequence GTGAGCGAAGAGCAAAAGCAGCAGGTTACGGCGGTCGTCAAATGGTACAAGGCCGACAAGGGCTTCGGCTTCGTCCGCTTCGCCGACGGAAGCGGTGAGGCGTTTCTGCATTCCCGGGTTCTCGCCTCGCTGGGCGAGGTGTCGCTGACCGAGGGCACCGGCCTCGTCTGCGACATCGCCGAAACCCCGAAGGGGCCGCAGGTCGTGGCCATCCATTCCATCACCCCCGCCGACCCGGCGGAGGCCAAGCCGGCCCGCGCGCCCAAGCAGCGCCGCCAGCGTCAGGCCGAGGCCGGCGATCCCCAGGCGCCCCGTCCCGCCCCGGCCGCCGTCCGCGAACCCAAGCCGCGGCGCGAGCGGTCGGCCCCGGCCCTGATGCCGGTGCCCTCGGGCGAGATGATCTACGGCACCGTGCGCTGGTACAATCTGGACAGCCAGTCCGGCCTGATCGACCCGTGGGACGACGAGACGGGCATCGGCGTCTATTTCGACCGCGCGATCCTGCGCCAGTCCGGGCTTGAGGTTGTGGCCGACGGCGAGGACGTGCGTTTCGTCGCCGTGCCGGGCGACGGCGGCCCGACGGCGCTGCGCGTCGAGCTGGTCTGA
- a CDS encoding flagellar hook protein FlgE, producing the protein MSLFSAMRSGVSGMSAQSSRMAAISDNISNSATIGYKRAAVDFSTLMTSSGSTSNYSAGGVRSNVHYEVLKDGTIQGTQSATDLAIEGRGFFVVADNAGNTGSSSGYALTRAGSFLPDDQGFLRNSAGQYLQAWKLGPDGSLPAVNRSSFDGLSAVSIAGLAYGGSKTTQMSFAGNLPAQSDGSSSFDTSTSLYDGLGNPLEVKLSWQKTGNPTDPNEWRLTVTPPPGYTADLPTTTISFAASGDSSGLPTGALPQITLTSPANPTPDTIKLSIGNLTQLNGDYVPQFMGDGARAGRVSTVDVDKAGTLWAVYDNGARQPLYQVPVADVVNPGGLVPQDGNTYTLGIDSGTMTLSNGNSGTAGSVAGYALEQSNVDIAEELVSLIETQRAYSSNATLVRTADEMVDETTRLKR; encoded by the coding sequence ATGAGCCTGTTCAGCGCCATGCGGTCCGGTGTGAGCGGGATGTCCGCGCAAAGCTCGCGGATGGCCGCCATTTCGGACAACATCAGCAACTCCGCCACCATCGGCTACAAGCGCGCCGCGGTGGACTTCTCGACGCTGATGACCTCCTCCGGATCCACGAGCAACTACTCTGCGGGCGGTGTGCGCTCCAACGTGCATTATGAGGTGTTGAAGGACGGGACCATCCAGGGCACCCAGTCCGCCACCGACTTGGCCATCGAGGGGCGCGGCTTCTTCGTCGTCGCCGACAACGCGGGCAACACGGGGTCCTCGTCGGGCTACGCGCTGACCCGCGCCGGCAGCTTCCTGCCGGACGACCAGGGTTTCCTGCGCAACAGCGCCGGCCAGTATCTCCAGGCCTGGAAGCTGGGTCCCGACGGCAGCCTGCCCGCGGTGAACCGCAGCAGCTTCGACGGGCTGAGCGCCGTCTCCATCGCCGGCCTGGCCTACGGCGGCAGCAAGACGACGCAGATGAGCTTCGCCGGCAACCTGCCGGCGCAGTCTGACGGCAGCTCCAGCTTCGACACCTCCACGTCGCTTTATGACGGCCTCGGCAACCCGCTCGAGGTCAAGCTGAGCTGGCAGAAAACCGGGAACCCAACCGATCCCAACGAATGGAGGCTGACGGTCACGCCGCCTCCCGGCTACACCGCCGACCTTCCGACCACCACGATCTCATTCGCCGCCAGCGGCGACTCCTCCGGTCTGCCGACCGGCGCGCTGCCGCAGATCACGCTGACCTCGCCGGCCAACCCGACGCCCGATACGATCAAGCTGTCCATCGGCAACCTGACGCAGCTCAACGGCGATTACGTGCCGCAATTCATGGGCGACGGCGCCCGCGCCGGCCGCGTCAGCACGGTGGACGTCGACAAGGCGGGCACGCTGTGGGCCGTCTACGACAACGGCGCCCGCCAGCCGCTCTACCAGGTGCCGGTCGCCGACGTGGTCAACCCCGGCGGTCTGGTCCCGCAGGACGGCAACACCTACACGCTGGGCATCGACAGCGGCACGATGACGCTGAGCAACGGCAACAGCGGCACCGCCGGTTCGGTCGCCGGCTATGCGCTGGAACAGTCGAACGTCGACATCGCCGAGGAGCTGGTGTCGCTGATCGAGACGCAGCGCGCCTATTCCTCGAACGCCACGCTGGTGCGCACCGCCGACGAGATGGTGGACGAGACCACCCGCCTGAAGCGCTGA
- the flgK gene encoding flagellar hook-associated protein FlgK, which yields MSLQLALSAALSGLRATQQQAALVSHNITNATTAGFVRKDLAVSTAISGGRGQGVRVDGVLRSVDEFLIRDARFEQSRYTAQETRASALADYATALGQPQDERSVSTALAKLQQSFSQLRNQADNEAARTAVVDSAESLVRRLHDTAAAAITVRNDAKARLQSSVDEVNRSLVRIGELNSAIATQKAKGAETGDLMDERDRLLDQVSNEIGIRTHTRESGEVVVMTRNGQTLLDRELPMGAQPLQVVGGDLVAGGKIISDHPDQDIQSGRIMGYVQTAHQDMPRALAQLDELAAGIVQQFQAAEADPTQPGLFTDAGAAYGTTEGLASRIAVNGSVRGNPWKVQSGVQAGAPLASGDTTQIDRFLNAFSTTRSFAAADLPSSATLGDYATGMVSTQQGYRTTAESEMKTRKISADALQSARLNRDGVNVDDEMQKLLLIEQSYGASAQVLQAAGRMLDTLLQIRN from the coding sequence ATGAGCCTCCAACTGGCCCTCAGCGCCGCCCTGTCCGGGCTGCGCGCGACCCAGCAGCAAGCCGCGCTGGTCTCGCACAACATCACCAACGCCACCACCGCGGGCTTCGTCCGCAAGGATCTGGCCGTCTCCACCGCGATCAGCGGCGGGCGCGGCCAGGGCGTGCGCGTCGACGGCGTGCTGCGCAGCGTGGACGAGTTCCTGATCCGCGACGCCCGGTTCGAGCAGAGCCGCTACACCGCGCAGGAAACCCGCGCCTCGGCGCTGGCCGACTACGCCACGGCGCTGGGCCAGCCGCAGGACGAGCGGTCCGTCTCCACCGCGCTGGCGAAGCTCCAGCAGTCCTTCAGCCAGCTCCGCAACCAGGCGGACAACGAGGCGGCGCGCACCGCCGTGGTGGATTCCGCGGAATCGCTGGTGCGCCGCCTGCACGACACCGCCGCCGCCGCCATCACCGTGCGGAACGACGCCAAGGCGCGGCTGCAATCCTCCGTCGACGAGGTCAACCGCTCGCTCGTCCGCATCGGGGAGCTGAACAGCGCCATTGCCACCCAGAAGGCCAAGGGCGCCGAGACCGGCGATCTGATGGACGAGCGCGACCGGCTGCTCGATCAGGTGTCGAACGAGATCGGCATCCGCACCCACACCCGTGAGAGCGGAGAGGTAGTAGTGATGACGCGCAACGGCCAAACGCTCCTCGACCGCGAGCTTCCCATGGGTGCCCAGCCGCTTCAGGTCGTCGGCGGCGATCTGGTGGCCGGCGGCAAGATCATCTCCGACCACCCGGACCAGGACATCCAGAGCGGGCGCATCATGGGCTACGTCCAGACCGCCCACCAGGACATGCCGCGGGCGCTGGCCCAGCTCGACGAGCTGGCGGCGGGCATCGTCCAGCAGTTCCAGGCGGCGGAGGCCGACCCCACCCAGCCGGGCCTGTTCACCGACGCCGGCGCCGCCTACGGCACGACGGAAGGGCTGGCCTCGCGCATCGCCGTCAACGGCAGCGTGCGCGGCAACCCCTGGAAGGTGCAGAGCGGCGTCCAGGCGGGCGCCCCGCTGGCGTCGGGCGACACCACGCAGATCGACCGATTCCTCAACGCCTTTTCCACCACCCGCAGCTTCGCCGCGGCGGACCTGCCCTCCTCGGCCACGCTGGGCGACTACGCCACCGGCATGGTCTCGACCCAGCAGGGCTACCGCACCACCGCCGAGTCCGAGATGAAGACCCGCAAGATCAGCGCCGACGCGCTGCAATCGGCGCGGCTCAACCGAGACGGCGTGAACGTCGACGACGAAATGCAGAAGCTGCTGCTGATCGAGCAGAGCTACGGCGCCAGCGCCCAGGTGCTCCAGGCCGCCGGGCGGATGCTCGACACGCTGCTCCAGATCCGGAACTGA
- a CDS encoding flagellin, which produces MLYNAVSTLGLSKRLQTANTELQLERLRNNDEIASGKHFDVAKALGARTGQAIALRNLYDETEQTLKSTALLQGRLGTMDSALTNILSAGQDVLAAASVGLGQPSPTGSSLQVRARAMLEQVVGMLNASSGNGYLFGGVEVKAAPMRAVQGDESGLPSPIQIVQDTIAAATGGTASPQTPAETAAAVAALDDLFATPSAAPLGFEGGFYQGAPSTAPRLSARLDRTTEIPYGIQGNDPAMRDLLQGLYMLASIDTSQLPLDAYKPYMEAAVAKVSGGIEGVRDATAQLGIHRAQLDDIAAMNTTQLRVLNDQLDAMESVDPAEASLRMNQLEVQIEATAAATARIARMSLANYL; this is translated from the coding sequence ATGCTCTACAACGCCGTCTCCACCCTCGGCCTTAGCAAGCGCCTGCAGACCGCCAACACCGAGCTTCAACTCGAACGGCTGCGCAACAACGACGAGATCGCCAGCGGCAAGCACTTCGACGTCGCCAAGGCGCTGGGCGCGCGCACCGGGCAGGCGATCGCGCTGCGCAACCTCTATGACGAGACCGAGCAGACGCTGAAATCCACCGCCCTGCTGCAGGGCCGGCTGGGCACCATGGACAGCGCGCTGACCAACATCCTGTCCGCCGGGCAGGACGTCCTGGCCGCCGCCTCGGTCGGTCTGGGACAGCCCTCGCCCACCGGCAGTTCGCTCCAGGTGCGGGCGCGCGCCATGCTGGAGCAGGTGGTGGGGATGCTCAACGCCTCCTCCGGCAACGGCTACCTGTTCGGCGGGGTGGAGGTGAAGGCCGCCCCCATGCGCGCCGTGCAGGGCGACGAGTCCGGCCTGCCCTCCCCCATCCAGATCGTGCAGGACACCATCGCCGCGGCCACCGGGGGCACCGCGTCGCCGCAGACGCCCGCCGAGACCGCGGCCGCCGTGGCGGCTCTGGACGACCTGTTCGCCACGCCGTCGGCCGCGCCGCTCGGCTTCGAGGGCGGGTTCTACCAGGGGGCGCCCTCGACCGCGCCGCGCCTCAGCGCCCGGCTCGACCGCACGACCGAGATCCCCTACGGCATCCAGGGCAACGACCCGGCCATGCGCGACCTGCTCCAGGGCCTCTACATGCTGGCCAGCATCGACACCAGCCAGCTGCCGCTCGACGCCTACAAGCCCTACATGGAGGCGGCGGTCGCCAAGGTGTCGGGTGGCATCGAGGGGGTGCGCGACGCCACCGCGCAGCTCGGCATCCACCGCGCGCAGCTCGACGACATCGCGGCGATGAACACGACGCAGCTCCGCGTCCTCAACGATCAGCTCGACGCGATGGAAAGCGTCGATCCGGCGGAGGCGAGCCTGCGCATGAACCAGCTCGAGGTGCAGATCGAGGCGACCGCGGCGGCCACCGCCCGCATCGCCCGGATGAGCCTCGCCAACTACCTGTAG